The Sus scrofa isolate TJ Tabasco breed Duroc unplaced genomic scaffold, Sscrofa11.1 Contig908, whole genome shotgun sequence genome window below encodes:
- the LOC110255323 gene encoding olfactory receptor 7E24-like, whose translation FPIFFSPKHPSLMEQQNLTSVSEFFLLGLSDDPELQPFFLGLFLSMYLVTMLGNLLIILTVASDSHLHTPMYFFLSSLSLADMGFVSATIPKMIGNIQTHSRVISFAGCLTQMSTFVLFGSMDDMLLSLMAYDRFVAICHPLHYLVIMHPRLCCFLVLMSFLVSLLDSQVHNWIVLRLTCFKDVKIPNFFCDPSQLLNLACSDIFTNNIIVYFVGAIFGFLPISGIFFSYCKILSSILRVPSLGQKYKAFSTCGSHLAVVCLFYGTGFGVYLSSTISHSLRKDAVASVMYTVVTPMLNPFIYSLKNRDIKRAMRRLLSQAI comes from the coding sequence TTTCCAATCTTCTTTTCCCCAAAGCATCCAAGCCTCATGGAACAGCAAAATCTAACAAGTGTTTCAGAATTCTTCCTCCTGGGACTCTCAGATGATCCAGAACTGCAGCCCTTCTTCCTTGGGCTATttctgtccatgtacctggtcactaTGTTGGGGAACCTACTCATCATCCTGACTGTCGCTTCTGACTCCCAccttcacacccccatgtacttcttcctctccagcctGTCCTTGGCTGACATGGGTTTTGTCTCTGCCACCATCCCCAAGATGATTGGGAACATCCAAACTCACAGCAGAGTCATCTCTTTTGCTGGCTGCCTGACACAGATGTCTACTTTCGTCCTTTTCGGAAGCATGGATGATATGCTTCTGTCtctgatggcctatgacaggtttgtggccatctgtcatcCACTGCACTACCTGGTCATCATGCATCCACGCCTCTGCTGCTTCTtagttttgatgtcttttttggTCAGCCTTTTGGACTCCCAGGTGCACAATTGGATTGTGTTACGACTTACCTGCTTCAAGGATGTGAAAATTCCtaatttcttctgtgaccctTCTCAACTCCTCAACCTTGCCTGTTCTGATATCTTCACCAATAACATTATTGTGTATTTTGTTGGTGCCATTTTTGGTTTTCTCCCTATATCAggaatctttttctcttactgtaaaattctttcctccattctgagagtGCCTTCATTAGGTCAGAAGTataaggccttctccacctgtggctctcacctggcagttgtttgcttattttatggaacaggtTTTGGGGTGTATCTCAGCTCAACCATCTCACATTCTCTCAGGAAGGATGCAGTGGCCTCGGTGATGTACAcggtggtcacccccatgctgaacccctttaTCTACAGTCTGAAGAACAGAGACATCAAAAGGGCCATGAGGAGGTTGCTCAGCCAAGCAATCTAA